Proteins co-encoded in one Bacillus sp. FSL H8-0547 genomic window:
- the speE gene encoding polyamine aminopropyltransferase — protein MSLWFTEKQTKSFGITGKVRRTLESEQTDFQQLDMLETEEFGNMLLLDGMVMTSEKDEFVYHEMIVHVPLNTHPSPKKVLVVGGGDGGTIREVLKHPGVESVMQVEIDGKVVEYSKKHLPSISSSYGDSRAKLLIGDGFEHIIKSENVYDVILVDSTEPVGPAAGLFTKGFYAGIAKALKHDGMFVAQTDNPWFKSDLIKNVMKDAGEVFPITRLYTCNIPTYPSGMWTFTLGSKKFDPLEVSVERIRDIDTKYYTPELHHASFVLPKFVKQLIDSE, from the coding sequence ATGTCATTATGGTTTACAGAGAAACAAACGAAGTCTTTTGGAATTACAGGAAAAGTGCGCCGGACGCTTGAGAGTGAGCAAACGGATTTTCAGCAGCTGGACATGCTGGAAACAGAAGAGTTCGGTAACATGCTTTTACTGGATGGAATGGTGATGACGTCAGAAAAAGACGAATTCGTCTATCATGAGATGATTGTGCATGTCCCATTGAACACCCACCCTTCTCCAAAAAAAGTGCTGGTTGTAGGAGGAGGAGATGGCGGTACAATTAGAGAGGTCTTAAAGCATCCAGGTGTTGAGAGTGTCATGCAAGTAGAGATTGATGGCAAGGTCGTGGAATACTCCAAAAAACATCTTCCGTCGATTTCTTCAAGCTACGGGGATTCCAGGGCGAAATTGCTGATTGGGGACGGCTTCGAGCACATCATCAAGAGTGAAAACGTCTATGACGTCATACTGGTCGATTCCACTGAGCCGGTTGGACCGGCGGCAGGATTATTCACAAAAGGATTTTATGCAGGTATCGCCAAGGCGCTGAAACACGATGGAATGTTTGTAGCTCAGACAGACAACCCTTGGTTCAAATCGGACTTGATTAAAAATGTCATGAAGGATGCCGGCGAAGTATTTCCCATCACTCGCCTTTACACATGTAACATCCCGACATATCCAAGCGGCATGTGGACATTTACACTGGGATCCAAAAAATTTGATCCCTTGGAAGTGTCAGTGGAAAGGATAAGGGATATAGATACGAAGTATTATACTCCTGAGCTTCATCATGCCAGTTTTGTTCTGCCTAAGTTTGTGAAACAGCTTATTGATTCTGAATAG
- a CDS encoding ferritin-like domain-containing protein has translation MYYYDYYRQNQDEIKNIAKALEGEYNAIQCYEKLAIQAKSPEEKKTIQEIRQDEAKHYQTFAGIYQSLTGQPYSPKQTEECPADYLSGLTAGIKDEQETVDFYLTISDSGSTPYIKEAFKRAALDEQNHAVWFLYFLVQNK, from the coding sequence ATGTATTACTACGATTATTACAGGCAGAATCAAGATGAAATCAAAAATATCGCTAAAGCGCTTGAAGGAGAATACAATGCCATCCAGTGCTATGAGAAGCTTGCCATCCAGGCAAAATCACCTGAAGAGAAAAAGACAATTCAGGAAATCAGGCAGGATGAGGCAAAACACTATCAGACCTTTGCAGGCATCTATCAAAGTCTGACAGGACAGCCGTACAGTCCGAAACAGACGGAAGAATGCCCGGCAGATTACCTTTCAGGACTGACCGCTGGGATTAAAGATGAACAGGAAACAGTCGATTTTTACCTGACAATCTCAGACAGCGGCAGCACTCCATATATTAAAGAAGCATTCAAACGGGCCGCTTTAGATGAGCAGAATCATGCTGTCTGGTTTCTCTATTTTCTTGTGCAGAATAAATAA
- a CDS encoding alpha/beta fold hydrolase, protein MTSKKNIALFAAAAILSTILIIQALGPDEPTRASEEQTPTVFIHGYRGTINSFEGMLDRFQSDYEWGEKTHICTSKKGTAACTPLNITKAERPMIQVYFEDNDADFENTSVELGNIMKLLKEEYGYDKVNIVAHSMGGLVSVNYIQETKQEKEFPKVEKLVTIGTPFKGIEREVFEKRYHEKEHDLIADSKALQELYAEENAFDPRTKVYSLAGKISEKEDGDGLVSVQSATAFGDYLSKSQYREHVVVSKKATHNGLHENKQVDAEVGQFLWEQ, encoded by the coding sequence ATGACTTCAAAAAAAAATATCGCTTTATTTGCAGCAGCAGCCATTCTTTCAACGATCCTTATCATCCAGGCGCTGGGTCCGGACGAGCCGACCCGGGCGAGCGAAGAACAGACGCCCACTGTCTTTATACACGGATACAGAGGAACCATTAATTCATTTGAAGGCATGCTGGACCGCTTTCAGTCAGACTATGAATGGGGCGAAAAAACACATATCTGCACATCCAAAAAAGGGACGGCGGCATGTACACCACTGAACATCACAAAAGCTGAACGCCCTATGATACAGGTGTACTTCGAGGATAACGACGCCGATTTTGAAAATACGAGTGTTGAGCTAGGGAACATCATGAAGCTGCTGAAGGAAGAATACGGTTATGACAAGGTCAACATTGTCGCTCATTCTATGGGGGGCCTTGTTTCAGTCAATTATATTCAGGAAACAAAGCAGGAAAAAGAATTTCCGAAAGTTGAAAAGCTTGTGACCATCGGAACGCCGTTTAAAGGCATTGAGAGGGAAGTGTTTGAAAAACGGTACCACGAAAAAGAACACGATCTGATTGCAGATTCCAAAGCCCTGCAGGAGCTCTATGCAGAGGAAAATGCCTTCGATCCCCGCACTAAGGTTTATTCACTGGCAGGAAAAATCAGTGAAAAAGAAGATGGCGACGGACTTGTCTCTGTTCAAAGTGCTACAGCCTTCGGCGATTATCTTTCAAAGAGCCAGTACCGCGAGCATGTTGTCGTTTCAAAAAAAGCCACTCATAATGGCCTCCATGAAAACAAACAGGTAGACGCGGAAGTCGGCCAGTTTCTATGGGAGCAATAA
- a CDS encoding multidrug efflux SMR transporter: protein MGWIFLIVAGIFEVIGVTGLNLINKKKSVFSYLVFVIGLACSFTFLSLSMQTLPMGTAYAIWTGIGTVGSGLVGILFYGESKSVLRIVFMAMVLSAAIGLKLIS, encoded by the coding sequence ATGGGATGGATCTTTCTTATTGTTGCCGGGATTTTTGAAGTCATCGGTGTAACAGGATTAAATTTAATTAATAAGAAAAAAAGTGTATTTTCTTATCTCGTCTTTGTTATCGGATTAGCATGCAGCTTCACGTTTTTAAGTTTATCGATGCAGACTCTTCCTATGGGTACGGCCTACGCCATCTGGACCGGAATCGGCACCGTGGGATCCGGATTGGTCGGAATCTTATTTTACGGAGAATCAAAGAGCGTGCTGAGGATTGTTTTTATGGCCATGGTGTTGAGCGCGGCCATCGGGTTGAAGTTAATTAGTTAA
- a CDS encoding sugar ABC transporter permease: MGNKEKVFMIMTIPAVLLFFIFHTYPALQGIFYSFTDWRGYGEWNFVGLKNYLNVFKDERALHAYGFTFQFAIISTILVNFFSLLIAMGLNAKIKFRKTLRAVYFMPYILSILIVGFIFNFIFTHFLPDIAGGLGIEALSKNILGDPNLAWIGIVIVAVWQAIAFNTILYLAGLVTITEDLYEAASIDGAGMWTKFWKITFPLIAPFFTINMILSMKGFLMVFDQIIALTGGGPGQSTESISLLIYRGGFQGGEFAYQSANAVIYFIVIVVFSIFQLKILEKREVGNG; encoded by the coding sequence ATGGGCAACAAAGAAAAAGTGTTTATGATCATGACAATACCGGCCGTTCTCCTGTTCTTTATTTTTCACACGTATCCTGCGCTGCAGGGCATCTTCTACAGCTTCACCGACTGGAGAGGCTACGGGGAATGGAATTTTGTCGGCCTGAAAAACTACTTGAACGTCTTTAAAGATGAACGGGCGCTTCACGCATACGGCTTCACGTTTCAGTTTGCGATCATCTCAACGATTCTTGTCAATTTCTTCAGTCTTCTGATCGCGATGGGGCTGAATGCAAAAATTAAGTTCCGCAAGACGCTGAGAGCCGTGTATTTTATGCCTTATATTCTCAGCATTCTGATTGTCGGATTTATCTTCAATTTTATTTTTACACACTTTCTTCCTGATATCGCAGGAGGACTTGGAATTGAAGCCCTGTCCAAAAACATTCTTGGCGACCCGAACCTTGCCTGGATCGGCATTGTCATTGTAGCGGTCTGGCAGGCCATCGCGTTTAATACGATTCTTTATCTTGCAGGACTTGTTACGATTACAGAAGACCTGTATGAAGCTGCAAGCATTGACGGTGCTGGAATGTGGACGAAGTTCTGGAAAATTACGTTTCCGCTGATTGCGCCATTTTTCACCATCAATATGATCCTTTCCATGAAAGGCTTCCTGATGGTGTTTGACCAGATCATCGCGCTTACGGGCGGAGGTCCGGGTCAGTCGACGGAATCGATTTCTCTCCTGATTTACAGAGGCGGATTCCAGGGCGGGGAGTTTGCGTATCAGTCGGCCAATGCCGTGATCTACTTTATCGTCATTGTCGTCTTTTCCATCTTCCAGCTTAAGATTCTTGAAAAAAGAGAGGTGGGGAACGGATGA
- a CDS encoding SMR family transporter → MNKAWTFVLLGSLFEVGWVIGLKHSSDVLTWTATIAAIVLSFGFLIKATQMSLPVGTAYAVFAGLGTTGTVIAEMVFFDVPFQMAKVLLILVLLIGVVGLKLVTGNSQEQGGES, encoded by the coding sequence ATGAATAAAGCATGGACATTCGTTTTACTCGGTTCTCTTTTTGAAGTAGGATGGGTCATCGGATTAAAACATTCATCAGATGTTCTTACATGGACTGCAACGATTGCAGCAATTGTACTGTCATTCGGATTTTTGATTAAGGCGACTCAAATGTCCCTTCCGGTAGGGACTGCCTACGCTGTATTTGCCGGACTTGGAACAACCGGCACTGTCATTGCAGAAATGGTTTTCTTTGATGTGCCGTTTCAAATGGCAAAAGTGCTTTTGATCCTTGTCCTTCTAATTGGGGTTGTCGGGCTGAAGCTTGTGACAGGAAATAGCCAGGAACAGGGGGGCGAATCGTAA
- a CDS encoding carbohydrate ABC transporter permease translates to MISKKTNWPVTILLILGAVFILFPLYLTVTIAFKTPQELAGNLLALPQNWSLANFAQAIEMTNFFNALKNSVFVTVLVVIFTVFTNSMVAYAIARNMHKKFYKFTFYYFVSAMFIPFPIIMLPIVRQTALWNMDNLIGLVILYIVYNLSFNIFIYVGYIRSIPKELEEAAIVDGASTWGVFWKVIFPLLAPMNATVAILTCLGAWNDFLLPLVVLSDSDMATLPLVQYIFQSQFSTDYNLAFASYLLALVPMIIVYVFAQKWIISGVMKGSIK, encoded by the coding sequence ATGATCAGCAAGAAAACCAACTGGCCAGTGACCATCCTATTGATACTCGGTGCCGTGTTTATCCTGTTTCCGCTGTATCTGACGGTTACGATTGCGTTTAAAACCCCGCAGGAGCTTGCCGGCAATCTGCTTGCTCTGCCGCAGAACTGGTCGCTTGCCAACTTTGCCCAGGCGATTGAAATGACGAATTTCTTCAATGCATTGAAAAACAGCGTGTTTGTCACTGTGCTTGTCGTGATTTTCACGGTTTTTACAAACTCCATGGTCGCCTATGCGATCGCACGCAATATGCATAAGAAGTTTTATAAATTTACGTTTTACTATTTTGTCAGCGCGATGTTTATCCCTTTCCCGATTATCATGCTGCCGATTGTAAGGCAGACTGCCTTGTGGAATATGGATAATCTGATTGGACTTGTGATTCTGTACATTGTCTACAATCTATCGTTTAACATCTTTATTTATGTAGGCTATATCAGGTCGATTCCAAAGGAGCTTGAAGAGGCTGCCATTGTGGACGGTGCGTCAACTTGGGGCGTGTTCTGGAAAGTCATTTTCCCTCTGCTTGCGCCAATGAATGCTACGGTTGCAATCCTGACGTGCCTTGGCGCATGGAATGACTTCCTGCTGCCGCTAGTCGTCCTGAGCGACAGCGACATGGCGACACTGCCGCTTGTACAGTATATATTCCAGTCGCAGTTCAGCACAGATTATAATCTCGCATTTGCATCCTACCTTCTGGCTCTGGTCCCGATGATCATCGTTTATGTGTTTGCACAAAAATGGATTATAAGCGGAGTCATGAAAGGATCTATAAAATAA
- a CDS encoding extracellular solute-binding protein: MKKKWTIFAAGMALSASILAGCSPGESEDGKTTLTLFSNKSENINTYKGLIEEFESENPDINVKFDSPPEAETVLRTKLIKNDIPDVMLIAGNATYGELGRAGVLEDFSDSDLVDSVQPSYLEMINRLVGPEKDGVYGLPYATNANTVIYNKQKFEELGLEVPKTWDEFISVLEKSKEAGEIPIYFTLKDAWTGMISLNSLGGVLAGEEFAQQKSSGKTSFVKSYDEVADKLLTLTEYGHDDNFGTAYGDGNNAFANGDGVMYIQGNWAIPEIIKANPEMELGVFPMPVTNDPEKNKLISGVDVLLSVSKDSEHKKEAEQFLQFMLEKETAKKYIDEQKAFSAIEGVYQEDPVFEGIKENFEQDNITSFQDHYYPAGMGAENILQEFLISKKKDAFLKKMDREWEKVEDR; encoded by the coding sequence ATGAAAAAGAAATGGACGATTTTTGCAGCGGGCATGGCGCTCAGCGCATCTATCCTTGCAGGATGTTCACCAGGTGAGAGCGAGGACGGAAAAACGACGCTCACCCTCTTTTCAAATAAGTCAGAGAACATCAATACATATAAGGGCCTGATTGAAGAATTCGAATCAGAAAATCCGGATATCAACGTTAAATTTGATTCTCCTCCTGAGGCAGAAACCGTCCTGCGCACAAAGCTGATCAAAAACGATATTCCGGATGTGATGCTGATTGCTGGGAACGCAACTTACGGGGAGCTTGGGCGAGCAGGTGTGCTTGAGGATTTCAGTGATTCTGACCTGGTCGATTCGGTTCAGCCTTCCTACCTTGAGATGATCAACAGGCTTGTCGGACCTGAAAAAGACGGTGTGTACGGACTTCCATATGCGACCAATGCAAACACGGTCATCTATAACAAACAAAAATTTGAAGAGCTTGGCCTTGAAGTTCCAAAGACATGGGATGAATTTATCTCCGTTCTTGAAAAATCAAAGGAAGCAGGAGAGATTCCGATCTATTTTACGCTTAAAGATGCGTGGACGGGCATGATTTCCCTTAACTCACTGGGTGGAGTGCTGGCGGGTGAAGAATTTGCCCAGCAAAAAAGCTCAGGAAAAACGTCTTTTGTCAAAAGCTATGACGAAGTGGCGGATAAACTGCTGACTCTTACCGAATACGGCCACGATGATAACTTCGGCACTGCTTACGGTGATGGAAACAACGCATTCGCAAATGGCGATGGCGTCATGTACATCCAGGGAAACTGGGCCATCCCGGAGATTATAAAAGCAAATCCGGAGATGGAGCTTGGCGTCTTCCCGATGCCGGTAACGAACGATCCCGAGAAAAACAAGCTGATTTCCGGAGTTGACGTCCTGCTTTCTGTGAGCAAAGACAGTGAGCACAAGAAAGAAGCAGAGCAGTTCCTGCAGTTTATGCTGGAAAAAGAAACAGCGAAGAAATACATCGATGAACAGAAGGCCTTTTCAGCCATTGAAGGTGTCTACCAGGAAGACCCCGTGTTTGAAGGAATCAAAGAAAACTTTGAGCAGGACAATATCACAAGCTTCCAGGACCATTACTATCCTGCCGGAATGGGAGCAGAAAACATTCTTCAGGAATTTTTAATCAGCAAAAAGAAAGACGCATTCCTGAAAAAGATGGACAGAGAATGGGAGAAGGTTGAGGACCGCTAA
- a CDS encoding GerAB/ArcD/ProY family transporter → MQRPSITANQLLVTIFIFEIGSAILLDAAKGAKQDAWIAILLGFTLSIPVIVLYLVLMKKNPELTLSNQLKKGFGKYAGIVFSFAYMIYFLYISARVLRDFGELLIISAYNDTSMIVINSFMILCVIYFSLKSFQVVAKLNIILFVLIWAPFVVIILFEVLSQLVHLDYVKPVLGNGWMPVWHAAFPTVLTFPYGEMVVFLMIYPLLDKKQKAVKMTFVSLLLVTFVLTTTAFLHVAILGPEMVERSMFPILTSVSLVSISDFIERLDSFVVILMIVTGFMKVYIFFYGATRIAEETMPSLTMKQISLTFGIFVILLSVLIAPDYIEHIEEGIRVVPYYLHLPFQIGLPVLLLASLLIKDFLAKRQAAGGKSG, encoded by the coding sequence ATGCAAAGGCCTTCGATTACAGCCAATCAGCTGCTCGTTACCATTTTTATATTTGAAATCGGAAGCGCCATCTTGCTTGATGCTGCGAAGGGAGCCAAGCAGGATGCGTGGATTGCGATTCTTCTTGGCTTTACTTTGTCCATACCGGTCATTGTCCTTTACCTGGTCCTTATGAAAAAAAATCCCGAACTGACCTTGTCAAACCAGCTGAAAAAGGGCTTTGGGAAATATGCGGGCATCGTTTTCAGTTTTGCCTATATGATTTATTTTCTGTACATATCTGCAAGGGTTCTCAGAGATTTCGGGGAGCTCCTGATCATTTCCGCTTATAATGATACATCCATGATTGTGATCAACAGTTTTATGATCCTGTGCGTCATTTACTTTTCCTTAAAGTCGTTTCAAGTAGTGGCTAAACTCAACATCATTTTGTTCGTCCTCATTTGGGCGCCGTTTGTCGTGATTATCCTCTTTGAAGTTCTATCGCAGCTTGTGCATCTTGACTATGTAAAGCCTGTGCTAGGAAACGGATGGATGCCTGTCTGGCATGCAGCGTTTCCGACTGTTTTAACATTTCCGTACGGAGAAATGGTTGTTTTCTTAATGATTTATCCGCTTCTCGACAAAAAACAGAAGGCGGTCAAAATGACGTTTGTATCCCTTCTCCTTGTGACATTCGTTTTAACTACGACAGCGTTTCTGCATGTAGCCATTCTTGGGCCTGAGATGGTTGAAAGATCGATGTTTCCAATCCTTACATCCGTATCGCTTGTCAGCATTTCCGATTTCATCGAGAGACTGGATTCGTTCGTCGTCATCCTGATGATCGTCACAGGCTTCATGAAGGTATATATCTTCTTTTACGGAGCAACGAGAATTGCCGAGGAGACGATGCCCTCACTGACGATGAAGCAAATATCGCTGACATTCGGGATTTTCGTCATCCTCCTTTCCGTGCTGATTGCGCCGGATTATATCGAGCACATAGAGGAGGGAATCAGGGTCGTGCCATATTACCTTCATCTCCCGTTTCAGATTGGACTTCCGGTCTTGCTGCTTGCCTCTCTTTTGATAAAGGATTTCCTTGCAAAGCGCCAGGCGGCAGGTGGCAAAAGTGGTTAA
- a CDS encoding Ger(x)C family spore germination protein, which yields MKKVMILFCCLLLLTSCGTQRELNELALILSLGVDVHEDTGYQVTMQIADPSEIISITGATSGTTSIPIVNYTGVGPTFIEALENAARQVSRTAFYTHMALVVVGQDLAERGIFPVLDILERETEIRENVPIVVAKQESAFHILNSLTMINKLPAYSIKGKLKMNEEGFGNTMTVTIKDFLVKKDSEASFPIISGVISPHYTEKTSTKENLEQAAPKSSLVSGLAVFDHGGKFLYWLEDEHKRSVLFFENRIQHTFVMLPCDEENQTAIKVIYAKTKKETAVEKGKAKLNISIKAEGEIDGLGCPNKEMTKKQIISGYEKEFEKKLKEEIEAAVKEAQEQETDIYGFNDVLYRSKPDQWKRVKHSWSELFSGAEVRVKAEAEIKRTGNITNSN from the coding sequence ATGAAAAAGGTGATGATCCTGTTCTGCTGTCTGTTGCTGCTGACAAGCTGCGGAACTCAGCGGGAACTGAATGAGCTGGCCCTGATTCTTTCTTTGGGAGTGGATGTCCACGAGGATACCGGGTATCAGGTGACGATGCAGATCGCAGATCCAAGCGAAATCATTTCCATAACCGGTGCGACAAGCGGAACGACTTCAATTCCGATTGTTAACTACACAGGTGTCGGTCCAACCTTTATAGAAGCACTTGAAAATGCGGCCAGACAAGTATCCCGGACAGCCTTTTATACACATATGGCCCTGGTTGTAGTCGGACAGGATCTTGCAGAAAGAGGGATTTTTCCGGTACTTGATATCCTTGAACGTGAAACGGAGATCCGCGAAAACGTTCCAATTGTTGTCGCCAAACAAGAATCCGCTTTCCACATCCTGAATTCACTGACCATGATCAACAAGCTTCCTGCTTATTCCATAAAGGGGAAGCTTAAAATGAACGAAGAAGGCTTTGGAAATACGATGACGGTCACCATCAAAGATTTTCTCGTGAAAAAAGACAGCGAAGCTTCGTTTCCGATCATCAGCGGCGTCATCTCTCCTCACTATACCGAAAAAACGTCAACTAAAGAAAATCTGGAGCAGGCAGCACCTAAATCGAGTCTTGTGTCAGGACTTGCCGTTTTTGACCACGGCGGCAAATTTCTGTACTGGTTGGAAGATGAGCATAAGCGCAGTGTCCTGTTTTTTGAGAACCGGATTCAGCATACGTTTGTGATGCTTCCTTGTGATGAAGAAAACCAAACCGCCATTAAAGTCATCTATGCAAAAACGAAGAAAGAAACAGCGGTTGAAAAAGGGAAGGCAAAACTGAACATCTCCATCAAAGCCGAGGGAGAGATTGACGGTCTGGGCTGCCCGAATAAGGAGATGACTAAAAAACAAATCATATCAGGCTATGAAAAAGAATTTGAGAAAAAATTGAAGGAAGAAATCGAGGCTGCGGTAAAAGAGGCTCAGGAACAGGAGACAGACATATACGGGTTCAACGATGTGCTATACAGAAGCAAACCGGATCAATGGAAGCGTGTAAAGCATTCCTGGTCAGAACTTTTCTCCGGGGCGGAAGTCCGTGTGAAAGCAGAAGCGGAAATTAAGCGTACAGGCAACATTACAAATTCAAACTAA
- a CDS encoding TetR/AcrR family transcriptional regulator, translating into MKSEQLKEIALKQFALNGYQGASLAAIAEKAGIKKQSIYSHFKSKEDLFIQTFYDSVQKELDFIEKYLSGSRTSIRCMLNQFLFSYLNRYGENSNMKFFLRTSFFPPVELEGQVKEGTEKYITGLEFLFYKLFEKYGRLQDEITAEKACVTFLTIMDGLLVELLYGGSDRLEKRLEHSLEVFWRGISIKEGNYE; encoded by the coding sequence GTGAAATCTGAACAATTAAAAGAAATTGCCCTAAAGCAATTTGCCCTTAATGGGTATCAAGGAGCTTCTCTCGCTGCTATAGCAGAAAAAGCAGGCATTAAAAAACAATCTATCTATTCGCATTTCAAAAGCAAGGAAGATCTTTTCATCCAAACATTTTACGATTCAGTCCAAAAAGAATTGGATTTTATCGAGAAGTATTTGAGCGGAAGCAGAACATCCATCAGGTGCATGCTGAATCAGTTCCTTTTTAGTTATCTCAATCGTTATGGGGAAAACTCGAATATGAAGTTCTTTTTGAGAACATCTTTTTTTCCGCCTGTTGAGCTTGAAGGGCAAGTTAAAGAGGGCACTGAGAAATATATTACTGGATTGGAGTTCCTCTTTTATAAGCTGTTTGAAAAATATGGACGCCTTCAAGATGAGATAACAGCGGAGAAGGCTTGCGTTACTTTTTTGACGATAATGGACGGGCTGCTGGTTGAACTGTTGTATGGAGGCTCCGATCGACTTGAAAAACGGTTGGAGCATTCGCTGGAAGTATTCTGGCGAGGGATAAGTATAAAGGAGGGTAATTATGAATAA
- a CDS encoding substrate-binding domain-containing protein, whose amino-acid sequence MAYTIKDVAKKANVSIATVSRILNNQKGYSEQTKKKVLKAIEELDYHPNAIARGLINKKTSTIGVLFPALSSMLATELLAGIEKTAHELGSSVIVCHTESNGLKTMKYLHLLNEKRVDGIIFTSEILKEEYYEFIQKMNIPLVLLSTESRAYPVPYVKVDDRRAAYAAVQYLIKQGHKRIGMISGNDQDLIAGKPRIEGYLDAMSDYELPADDSFIARMRGFTFSDGTEGLKLLKKQLPDVTAVFAASDDIAVGAISSAYRLGIRVPDDLSIIGYDNLKIADMTIPPLTSVAQPFYEMGEKAAQMIFDLMDGDEMIESRIMPHSIAERNSVLKLRS is encoded by the coding sequence ATGGCTTACACCATAAAGGATGTTGCAAAGAAGGCAAATGTCTCGATTGCAACCGTATCCAGAATTCTCAACAATCAGAAGGGCTATTCCGAACAGACGAAGAAAAAAGTCCTGAAAGCCATTGAGGAGCTTGATTATCATCCAAATGCGATTGCAAGAGGGCTGATCAACAAAAAAACCTCAACCATCGGCGTTCTTTTTCCCGCGCTCTCAAGCATGCTTGCTACAGAGCTGCTGGCCGGCATTGAGAAGACTGCACATGAGCTTGGATCGAGTGTGATTGTCTGCCACACGGAATCAAACGGCTTAAAAACGATGAAATATCTGCACCTGCTGAATGAGAAACGCGTAGACGGCATTATTTTTACAAGTGAAATTTTAAAAGAAGAATACTACGAGTTTATTCAGAAGATGAATATTCCGCTCGTGCTCCTCTCTACAGAATCGCGGGCATATCCCGTGCCGTATGTGAAAGTGGATGACAGGCGCGCGGCCTATGCGGCTGTGCAGTACTTGATTAAACAAGGCCATAAACGGATCGGAATGATCAGCGGCAACGATCAGGACCTGATTGCAGGGAAGCCGAGGATTGAAGGTTACCTGGATGCCATGAGCGATTACGAGCTTCCCGCTGATGACAGCTTTATTGCGCGAATGAGAGGGTTTACGTTCTCAGACGGAACAGAAGGGCTGAAACTGCTGAAGAAGCAGCTTCCTGATGTAACAGCTGTTTTTGCAGCGAGCGACGATATCGCGGTGGGGGCGATTTCTTCCGCCTACCGGCTTGGCATACGGGTTCCGGACGATCTTTCCATTATCGGCTATGACAACCTGAAGATTGCAGATATGACGATTCCGCCTCTTACGTCGGTTGCCCAGCCATTTTATGAAATGGGGGAAAAAGCGGCTCAAATGATTTTTGATTTGATGGATGGCGATGAAATGATTGAAAGCCGGATCATGCCGCATTCAATTGCTGAGAGAAACAGCGTGTTGAAATTGAGGAGCTAG
- a CDS encoding carotenoid biosynthesis protein: protein MKDNQVRMNGMFVFQKYLWYFFSVWFFIGLILVGFSILPPWLEWANTVFLFASGLYASCYLWNVLPKGRFIIPFIFFGSIAIESLGTHTGLIFGEYTYEADFGLMFLGVPITMGPAWLSVIGASLAFSKLFSFPHRTIILVPLFAVWLDLAIDPVAANVKSYWIWAEGGLYYDIPSQNFLGWYLTALLFAAVISRFEEKATIVELERNNQYLFLMLHILFSFTAFISGLYGVLAVGLSSSICYLFLRKPHLSLRR, encoded by the coding sequence ATGAAAGACAATCAAGTGAGGATGAATGGGATGTTCGTATTTCAGAAATATTTGTGGTATTTCTTTAGCGTTTGGTTTTTCATCGGGCTGATTCTAGTCGGCTTTTCGATTTTACCGCCCTGGCTTGAATGGGCAAATACGGTCTTCTTATTTGCTTCTGGTTTGTATGCTTCCTGCTATTTATGGAACGTGCTGCCGAAAGGGCGGTTCATTATTCCGTTTATTTTCTTTGGATCCATAGCCATTGAATCACTGGGTACTCATACCGGACTTATATTCGGTGAATACACGTATGAGGCGGATTTTGGACTGATGTTTTTGGGTGTCCCCATTACGATGGGGCCAGCGTGGCTGTCAGTCATTGGTGCCAGTCTGGCATTTTCTAAATTATTCTCGTTTCCTCACCGGACCATTATACTGGTTCCTCTTTTCGCGGTATGGCTGGACTTAGCCATCGATCCGGTCGCTGCCAACGTTAAGTCCTATTGGATTTGGGCTGAAGGTGGTTTGTATTATGATATTCCCTCCCAGAATTTCCTGGGATGGTATCTGACTGCACTTTTATTTGCAGCTGTCATATCAAGGTTCGAGGAGAAAGCTACAATAGTGGAATTAGAGAGAAATAATCAGTACTTGTTCCTAATGCTGCATATCCTTTTTAGTTTTACAGCGTTTATTTCCGGACTGTACGGCGTTTTGGCTGTTGGCCTATCATCAAGCATATGCTATCTATTCTTAAGAAAACCTCACTTAAGCTTACGGCGGTAA